The following are from one region of the Silene latifolia isolate original U9 population chromosome 9, ASM4854445v1, whole genome shotgun sequence genome:
- the LOC141600649 gene encoding uncharacterized protein LOC141600649 yields MEGMKFLSKEAHEYLRAIPAQHWSMHAFGTQAKSNMLLNNIYESFNVVIIEARDKPILTHMEWMRKYVMKRMYEKREGVKKYKEDFMPYVDKSLKWAINESRFCKFTGSSVNVYEVDFHGEQVVVNIEARTCDCNHWQLTGMSCVHAAGVILKNRGTVNNYVDEVYNKAKYVLAYERVVAPIPGHKLWEKTGLPEPLPPAERVMPGRPKSKKRRKESGEDNGKGKGVKRAKKSNKCSNCRELGHYKRTCKNPTVAPT; encoded by the coding sequence ATGGAAGGTATGAAGTTCTTATCCAAAGAAGCTCATGAATATTTGAGAGCAATTCCTGCCCAACACTGGTCTATGCATGCTTTTGGGACACAAGCCAAGTCCAACATGCTCTTGAACAACATTTATGAGTCCTTTAATGTTGTGATCATAGAAGCAAGGGACAAGCCAATACTTACTCATATGGAATGGATGCGCAAATATGTAATGAAGAGGATGTATGAGAAAAGGGAGGGGGTGAAGAAATACAAGGAAGACTTCATGCCTTATGTGGATAAAAGTCTAAAGTGGGCAATCAATGAATCTAGGTTTTGCAAGTTCACAGGTTCCAGTGTCAATGTCTATGAGGTTGACTTTCATGGGGAACAAGTGGTTGTCAACATTGAAGCAAGAACATGTGACTGCAATCACTGGCAGCTTACTGGTATGTCATGTGTACATGCAGCTGGTGTTATTTTGAAAAATAGAGGTACTGTGAATAACTATGTGGATGAGGTATATAACAAGGCCAAATATGTCCTTGCATATGAACGAGTTGTGGCTCCAATTCCTGGGCACAAATTATGGGAGAAGACAGGACTTCCAGAGCCATTACCACCTGCTGAAAGAGTGATGCCAGGAAGGCCTAAATCCAAGAAGAGGAGGAAAGAGTCAGGTGAAGATAATGGTAAAGGTAAGGGAGTTAAGAGGGCTAAGAAGAGCAACAAATGTAGCAACTGTAGGGAGCTTGGTCACTACAAAAGAACCTGTAAGAACCCCACAGTGgcccctacatag
- the LOC141600650 gene encoding uncharacterized protein LOC141600650, with protein sequence MGNQKNFEEEVSETLRREGATSQPLFDVDDLEVLVDEDNEEDSDDLRSLQGSDDEIDDNSPTFNSLTDFKGPIKLVAGFKFANNKILRQALVQHSIEKGYDFYYTHNGNKRVTVKCRFKCKCPWNSKKSKFIGPCKCPKSVKKCLFKLHATNWKDSEEIFQIKTLIERHICGMATHNRKVTSEYLAEKKRTKLIIYGNGKDQYGRVWDYVAEVRKSNEGSSAFVVCDNIDRPSPIFKRLYIYLQACKEGFLKGCRPILGVDGCHLRGPYPGICLVAVGKDVNNNIFSIAWAVVEVENTDSWKWFLELLAIDLGHDEGLRLTFMSDRQKGLVDTLKFVVPKAEIRFCARHVWANFKLTWS encoded by the exons ATGGGAAACCAAAAAAACTTTGAAGAAGAGGTCTCAGAAACATTGAGAAGGGAAGGGGCTACATCACAACCTTTATTTGATGTTGATGATTTGGAGGTGTTagttgatgaagataatgaggaaGACTCAGATGATCTCAGGTCTTTACAAGGGTCAGATGATGAGATTGATGATAATAGTCCAACATTTAACTCATTGACTGATTTCAAAGGTCCAATTAAACTTGTAGCTGGTTTCAAATTTGCAAACAACAAGATTCTTAGACAAGCACTGGTTCAACACTCTATTGAGAAAGGCTATGATTTCTATTATACACATAATGGCAATAAGAGAGTGACTGTCAAGTGTAGGTTTAAGTGCAAATGTCCATGGAATAGCAAGAAATCCAAGTTCATAGGACCTTGTAAGTGTCCCAAATCTGTGAAGAAGTGCCTATTCAAGTTACATGCTACCAATTGGAAAGATTCAGAAGAAATTTTCCAAATTAAGACTCTAATTGAAAGACATATCTGTGGAATGGCTACACACAATAGGAAGGTAACTTCTGAATATTTAGCTGAAAA aaaaaGAACCAAGTTGATTATTTATGGCAATGGTAAGGATCAGTATGGGAGGGTGTGGGATTATGTTGCAGAAGTTAGGAAGTCTAACGAGGGGTCTAGTGCATTTGTTGTGTGTGACAACATTGACAGGCCATCTCCAATTTTTAAGAGGCTATACATTTATTTACAAGCTTGTAAAGAGGGATTTCTGAAGGGGTGTAGGCCTATCTTAGGGGTTGATGGCTGTCACTTGAGGGGTCCTTACCCTGGTATATGTTTGGTTGCAGTTGGGAAGGATGTGAATAACAATATATTCTCTATTGCCTGGGCAGTAGTAGAAGTGGAGAACACAGATAGTTGGAAGTGGTTCTTGGAGTTGTTGGCCATTGATTTAGGCCATGATGAGGGGTTGAGATTGACCTTTATGTCTGACAGACAAAAAGGATTGGTAGATACTTTGAAGTTTGTGGTCCCAAAGGCAGAGATTAGGTTCTGTGCAAGACACGTATGGGCTAACTTCAAACTAACATGGAGTTGA